From Geomonas agri, one genomic window encodes:
- a CDS encoding aldehyde ferredoxin oxidoreductase family protein yields the protein MNLYMGKMLVVDLSAKTVTTEPLRADWAREYWGAWGLALRYYTDAVSPEVDPLAPENVVVLMTAPLCGTLVPLASRMCLVSKSPHTGTIFESNVGGSFGPELKYAGYDGIIIKGRAEAPVFLKIDDDLVTIECAEHMTGQGIFETEKLMEAAMGAHGAKTLAIGPAAENMISYSMIGSESYRQFGRGGTGALFGSKNLKGVVCRGTGGVAVADMAKFLERTDHYTRNDLLCDDNLWAKTDGTPILVEVTNEMGIHPTRNYTKGFNGRKETLNSDAIQAAKLGNRACASCPMACGKFTRVNSAEIEGPEYETLCLGGSNCEIHDLEAVIRFNRLCDDLGLDTMTCGSTISLAMEMTENGVHNFNLRFGQVDEYLKVVYEIATLSTERGRDLAKGAKHLADKYGATDLSMEVKGLEMPAYEPRGNFGMGIAYATSERGACHLRAFPIFATDPHDIDALVTEVVNAQNANSIKWSLGFCDFWGTINTSIEADLMSTGLGEPVSAEELDQAGERIWNLSRLFNLATGFTAADDTLPKKIMERPLEAGPHEGRVFSRADLSRALQSYYELRDWSARGIPSSRKLATLGLDKTTL from the coding sequence ATGAATCTTTACATGGGAAAGATGCTGGTAGTTGACCTAAGCGCGAAAACGGTGACCACGGAACCATTGCGCGCCGATTGGGCCCGTGAGTACTGGGGAGCGTGGGGGCTTGCACTGCGCTACTACACCGACGCGGTCTCCCCCGAGGTAGATCCGCTCGCGCCTGAAAACGTCGTGGTCCTCATGACCGCGCCGCTGTGCGGGACCCTGGTGCCGCTCGCTTCCCGCATGTGCCTGGTATCCAAGTCGCCGCACACCGGGACCATCTTCGAGTCCAACGTCGGCGGCTCCTTCGGCCCCGAACTGAAGTACGCGGGCTACGACGGCATCATCATCAAGGGGCGCGCCGAAGCACCTGTCTTCCTGAAGATAGACGATGACCTTGTTACCATCGAATGCGCGGAGCACATGACAGGCCAGGGCATCTTCGAGACCGAGAAGTTGATGGAAGCGGCGATGGGCGCCCACGGCGCCAAGACCCTCGCCATCGGCCCCGCCGCTGAAAACATGATCTCCTACAGCATGATCGGCTCCGAGTCCTACCGCCAGTTCGGCCGCGGCGGCACCGGCGCCCTGTTCGGCAGCAAGAATCTGAAAGGCGTCGTCTGCCGCGGTACCGGCGGCGTCGCAGTTGCCGACATGGCCAAGTTCCTGGAGCGTACCGACCACTACACCAGGAACGACCTGCTGTGCGACGACAACCTGTGGGCCAAGACCGACGGCACACCCATCCTGGTGGAAGTAACCAACGAGATGGGCATTCATCCCACCCGGAACTACACCAAGGGGTTCAACGGCCGCAAAGAGACGCTCAATTCCGACGCCATCCAGGCCGCCAAACTCGGCAACCGCGCCTGCGCCTCCTGCCCGATGGCCTGCGGCAAGTTCACCCGGGTCAATTCCGCCGAGATCGAGGGGCCCGAGTACGAAACGCTCTGCCTGGGCGGCTCCAACTGTGAAATCCACGATCTCGAGGCGGTAATCCGCTTCAACCGCCTGTGCGACGACCTCGGGCTCGACACCATGACCTGCGGCAGCACCATAAGCCTCGCCATGGAGATGACCGAAAACGGCGTGCACAACTTCAACCTCCGCTTCGGGCAGGTCGACGAGTACCTCAAGGTGGTCTACGAGATCGCCACACTCTCCACCGAGCGTGGCCGCGATCTTGCCAAGGGGGCGAAGCACCTGGCCGACAAGTACGGCGCCACCGACCTCAGCATGGAGGTGAAGGGCCTGGAGATGCCGGCCTACGAACCGCGAGGCAACTTCGGCATGGGCATCGCCTACGCCACCAGCGAGCGCGGTGCCTGTCACCTGCGCGCCTTCCCGATCTTTGCCACCGACCCGCACGACATCGACGCGCTGGTGACCGAGGTGGTGAACGCGCAAAACGCCAACTCGATCAAGTGGTCCCTCGGTTTCTGCGACTTCTGGGGCACCATCAACACCTCCATCGAGGCCGACCTCATGTCCACCGGTCTGGGTGAACCGGTCAGCGCCGAGGAACTGGACCAGGCCGGAGAGAGGATCTGGAACCTGAGCCGCCTCTTCAACCTCGCCACAGGCTTCACCGCGGCAGACGACACGCTCCCCAAGAAAATCATGGAGCGCCCGCTCGAGGCCGGTCCGCACGAGGGACGCGTATTCAGCCGTGCCGATCTCTCCCGCGCCCTGCAGTCCTACTATGAACTGCGCGACTGGAGTGCCAGGGGAATCCCCTCGTCGCGCAAGCTGGCCACCCTCGGCCTTGATAAAACGACCTTATAG
- a CDS encoding 4Fe-4S dicluster domain-containing protein, translating to MKKELFANPDLCTGCNRCTIACSAKKEGVFQPSKARLRVTNFPLRGYSVPNICFQCPKANCLEACPTTAMFRDGSGVVRVNRDLCSGCGSCVSACPYGMVEQDAKGIPYKCDLCEGDPVCVKECHAEALVHATGDAALFQLKAAQMKTRPQSGTPLEKRHKIAETLKRSSRG from the coding sequence TTGAAAAAAGAACTCTTCGCCAACCCGGATCTCTGCACCGGCTGCAACAGGTGCACTATCGCCTGCTCCGCAAAAAAGGAGGGGGTCTTTCAACCCAGCAAGGCCAGGCTGCGCGTGACCAACTTCCCACTGCGCGGCTACTCGGTCCCCAACATCTGCTTCCAGTGTCCCAAGGCGAACTGCCTGGAAGCCTGCCCCACCACCGCCATGTTCCGCGACGGCAGCGGCGTCGTGCGCGTGAACCGCGACCTCTGCTCTGGCTGCGGCAGCTGCGTCAGCGCCTGTCCCTACGGCATGGTCGAGCAGGACGCCAAGGGGATCCCGTACAAGTGCGACCTGTGCGAGGGGGATCCGGTCTGCGTAAAGGAGTGCCACGCCGAAGCCCTGGTTCATGCAACCGGGGACGCCGCCCTCTTCCAGCTCAAGGCGGCGCAGATGAAAACTAGGCCCCAGTCGGGTACCCCGCTCGAAAAGAGGCACAAGATAGCCGAAACATTGAAGAGAAGTTCACGAGGCTAG
- a CDS encoding putrescine aminotransferase — translation MMRDVAYAQSEAQRMLNLLLTPENEVPAAEREKIEQETVENFANHINKGWLKYRKSMTEAGDFASVEWTGQGSTLTDTRGREFIDILGGFGLYSAGIRHPKIVAAAKAQLDRSPQYSQEMLDPLRAHLGKVLAHLLPGDIQYGFFINSGTEAVDGAMKLAKLYTGKAGFISTEKAFHGKTLGPLTLMGKAMYREPLLPLLGNVRHVPYGDAAAVERAIVSAHQVGDGIAAMIAEPIQGEAGAIVPPDDYWPKLREICDKYGVLLIADEVQTGLGRTGTLFGVDHWNVVPDIICLGKALGGGVIPCSGFFASSKVWECMEPNPFMHSTTTGGNPIACAAALAYINVMLEEDLPRQAREKGEYIVEKLEGLKAKYPQVLKEVRGKGLLIGMDFPTDEMGWQVASGMFSRRVLTAGTFINAKSIRIEPALTISYELIDEMLVRLEDVFRSIASEL, via the coding sequence ATGATGAGAGACGTAGCCTACGCCCAGAGCGAGGCCCAGAGGATGTTGAACCTGCTCCTGACCCCGGAAAATGAAGTACCGGCGGCGGAGCGTGAAAAGATCGAGCAGGAAACGGTCGAGAACTTCGCCAACCACATCAACAAGGGGTGGCTCAAATATCGTAAGTCCATGACCGAGGCAGGCGACTTCGCCTCCGTCGAGTGGACCGGCCAGGGCTCCACCCTCACCGACACCCGCGGCCGCGAATTCATCGACATCCTGGGCGGCTTCGGGCTCTACTCTGCCGGCATCAGGCACCCGAAGATCGTTGCCGCCGCCAAGGCACAGCTCGACCGCAGCCCGCAGTACAGCCAGGAAATGCTCGACCCGCTGCGCGCACACCTGGGCAAGGTGCTCGCCCACCTGCTCCCCGGCGACATCCAGTACGGCTTCTTCATCAACTCCGGCACCGAGGCGGTCGACGGCGCCATGAAGCTCGCCAAACTCTACACCGGCAAGGCCGGCTTCATCTCCACCGAGAAGGCCTTCCACGGCAAGACCCTCGGTCCGCTGACCCTCATGGGCAAGGCTATGTACCGCGAGCCGCTGTTGCCTCTTCTGGGTAACGTGCGCCACGTCCCCTACGGCGACGCGGCAGCCGTCGAGCGCGCCATCGTCTCCGCGCACCAGGTCGGCGACGGCATCGCCGCCATGATCGCCGAGCCGATCCAGGGCGAAGCGGGCGCCATCGTGCCGCCGGACGATTACTGGCCGAAGCTCAGGGAGATCTGCGACAAGTACGGCGTGCTCCTGATCGCGGACGAGGTGCAGACGGGCCTGGGCCGCACCGGCACACTGTTCGGCGTGGACCACTGGAACGTGGTGCCGGACATCATCTGCCTGGGCAAGGCCCTGGGCGGCGGCGTCATCCCCTGCTCCGGCTTCTTCGCGAGCTCAAAGGTCTGGGAATGCATGGAACCGAACCCGTTCATGCACTCCACCACCACCGGCGGCAACCCGATCGCCTGCGCGGCGGCGCTTGCCTACATCAACGTCATGCTGGAAGAAGACCTGCCGCGCCAGGCGCGCGAGAAGGGTGAGTACATCGTGGAGAAGCTGGAAGGTCTCAAGGCGAAGTACCCGCAGGTGCTGAAGGAAGTGCGCGGTAAGGGCCTCTTGATCGGCATGGACTTCCCGACCGACGAGATGGGGTGGCAGGTGGCTTCGGGGATGTTCTCCCGCCGCGTGCTGACCGCGGGTACCTTCATCAACGCCAAGAGCATCAGGATCGAGCCCGCCCTCACCATCAGCTACGAGTTGATCGACGAGATGCTGGTACGGCTCGAAGATGTCTTCAGGAGCATTGCGAGCGAGCTCTAG
- a CDS encoding DMT family transporter codes for MLSVLCGIATAFCWGTCDFIGGTSSRRAGAFAMTLATIASGLAMLIPVALMVRETPVTAPGWALNMLAGAFDALGILLLYRSMTLGRLSLAAPLSALTAAALPVVAGMILQGIPDRKVIVGLALALASVWLLCREESEGPAEPLRAIHIWLPLLSGSCLGMFLILMHSASGGAVIWPMVAVRCGGVLVLLMFLAAGKQGGGEWGALPWRLVALNAFLDVAGNGFYILAGQSGRMDVAAVLSSLFPGATVFLAWLILKERVSRVQLGGVATALAAIALLT; via the coding sequence ATGCTCTCCGTACTATGCGGCATTGCTACCGCCTTTTGCTGGGGGACCTGCGACTTCATCGGCGGCACCAGCAGCCGCCGCGCCGGCGCCTTCGCCATGACCCTTGCCACCATCGCCTCCGGGCTCGCCATGCTGATCCCGGTCGCGCTCATGGTGCGGGAGACGCCGGTCACCGCCCCGGGGTGGGCGCTCAACATGCTGGCCGGCGCTTTTGACGCGCTTGGCATACTGCTTTTGTACCGCTCCATGACGCTGGGGCGCCTGAGCCTCGCCGCGCCCCTGTCCGCGCTCACCGCGGCCGCCCTCCCGGTCGTGGCGGGGATGATCCTGCAGGGTATACCAGACCGGAAAGTCATCGTCGGCCTGGCGCTCGCACTGGCCTCGGTGTGGCTCTTGTGCCGCGAAGAGAGCGAGGGGCCGGCGGAACCTCTGCGGGCCATTCACATCTGGCTACCGCTTTTGTCAGGTAGCTGCCTCGGCATGTTTTTGATCCTGATGCACTCGGCAAGCGGCGGGGCCGTGATCTGGCCCATGGTTGCGGTTCGCTGCGGCGGAGTCCTGGTGCTGCTCATGTTCCTGGCGGCGGGGAAACAGGGGGGCGGCGAATGGGGCGCCCTTCCCTGGCGCCTGGTCGCGCTGAATGCCTTTCTCGACGTAGCCGGCAACGGCTTTTACATTCTCGCTGGTCAGTCGGGGAGGATGGATGTGGCGGCGGTACTGAGCTCGCTCTTCCCGGGCGCCACGGTGTTCCTGGCTTGGTTGATACTCAAGGAGAGGGTTTCGAGGGTCCAGCTGGGCGGGGTGGCGACGGCGCTGGCAGCGATCGCCCTTTTGACCTGA
- a CDS encoding MoaD/ThiS family protein yields the protein MKVTVKLFAHYRIGRFKVSVREYAPGTSVRAGVAELGFSGAGPGVVLVNGSPATLDHVMKEGDTLALFPLVSGG from the coding sequence ATGAAAGTAACCGTGAAACTATTCGCCCACTACCGTATCGGCAGGTTCAAGGTCTCTGTCCGCGAGTACGCACCCGGCACGTCGGTGCGGGCGGGCGTCGCAGAACTCGGCTTCAGCGGGGCAGGACCCGGCGTCGTTCTCGTCAACGGCTCTCCTGCGACACTGGACCACGTGATGAAGGAAGGCGACACCCTGGCGCTGTTCCCGCTGGTCTCCGGGGGATAA
- the gabT gene encoding 4-aminobutyrate--2-oxoglutarate transaminase, whose translation MRTQEVSQALRSKHVPPGVSVLSPSFVKEARGAIIVDTEGRELIDFAGGIGVANVGHCHPKVVAAVKDQAEKFLHTCFHIVPYDLYVDLAAQMNELAPGDGDKMTIFLNSGAEAVENAVKIARHATGRPAVIAFENGFHGRTNLTMTLTSKVKPYKLGFGPFAPEVYRMPYAYCYRCPFGLQHPGCNMACADHLEEFFISHVAAEKTAAIIAEPIQGEGGFVTPPPEYFPRLREICDRHGILLIIDEVQTGMGRTGKLFAIDHWGVVPDLVTTAKSLGGGLPISAVTGRADIMSSPHVGGLGGTYGGNPIALAAAQAVLEIFTKDGLLARAEELGVKMRARMDELQQRYEIIGEVRGKGPMLAMELVRDRETKEPAAAEAKKLVSMCYQKGLVLLSCGNHGNVIRTLMPLVITDAELERGMSIIEESLQELSA comes from the coding sequence ATGAGAACCCAAGAAGTGTCGCAAGCGCTGCGCAGCAAGCATGTACCGCCGGGGGTGAGCGTGCTGTCCCCCTCTTTCGTGAAGGAGGCCCGCGGCGCGATCATCGTTGATACGGAAGGACGCGAACTGATCGACTTCGCCGGGGGCATCGGCGTGGCCAACGTCGGTCACTGCCATCCCAAGGTCGTCGCGGCAGTCAAGGACCAGGCCGAAAAGTTCCTGCACACCTGTTTCCATATCGTTCCCTACGACCTCTACGTCGACCTCGCCGCGCAAATGAACGAACTTGCGCCGGGGGATGGCGACAAGATGACTATCTTCCTCAATTCCGGTGCCGAGGCGGTAGAGAATGCGGTCAAGATTGCGCGCCACGCGACCGGGCGCCCCGCGGTGATTGCCTTCGAGAACGGCTTTCACGGCCGCACCAACCTCACGATGACCCTGACCAGCAAGGTGAAGCCGTACAAGCTCGGATTCGGTCCTTTCGCGCCGGAAGTGTACCGGATGCCCTACGCCTACTGCTACCGCTGTCCGTTCGGGCTGCAGCACCCGGGCTGCAACATGGCCTGCGCCGACCACCTGGAAGAATTCTTCATCAGCCACGTCGCCGCCGAGAAAACCGCGGCCATCATCGCCGAGCCGATCCAGGGCGAAGGTGGCTTCGTCACGCCGCCCCCTGAATATTTCCCCAGGCTGCGCGAGATCTGTGACCGGCACGGCATCCTCCTGATCATCGACGAGGTGCAGACCGGGATGGGGCGCACCGGCAAGCTGTTCGCAATCGACCACTGGGGCGTGGTGCCGGACCTGGTCACCACGGCCAAGAGCCTGGGAGGCGGGCTCCCCATCTCGGCTGTCACCGGACGTGCGGATATCATGAGTTCGCCGCACGTGGGTGGACTGGGCGGCACCTACGGAGGCAATCCGATCGCCCTTGCCGCGGCCCAGGCCGTGCTCGAGATATTCACCAAGGATGGCCTGCTGGCGCGGGCTGAGGAGCTGGGCGTCAAGATGCGCGCCCGCATGGACGAGCTGCAACAGCGCTATGAAATCATCGGGGAGGTACGGGGCAAGGGGCCGATGCTGGCCATGGAGTTGGTGCGCGACCGCGAGACCAAGGAACCTGCCGCGGCGGAGGCCAAGAAGCTGGTCAGCATGTGCTACCAGAAGGGGCTCGTATTGCTCTCCTGCGGCAACCACGGCAACGTTATCCGCACGCTCATGCCGCTGGTAATCACCGATGCGGAACTGGAGCGCGGCATGTCCATCATCGAGGAGTCACTGCAGGAGCTTTCAGCCTAA
- a CDS encoding sigma 54-interacting transcriptional regulator — MTLMAEFVGGNTPTPEQTHQDAFNAAQYNAMGDGIISVDTAGTVLLSDRVSRVSLDIYPGSSLSGQYPALWSKVVETMRDRRPRFELSVQKGETSFLVTVSPVMVDDEVSGAICVFVENTDLEIMTRQLRSFRELTKELGAIIDSSSEGLWVFDGYGVVLRINPAAERNNRVKKEAVVGLTARELIEQGYMERSPALEVLGSKSVVNMLVNEGNRKLIVTGTPVFDDEGGIIRVVVSERDITEIDKLQRELEDQEAIKGQFWHHMLEQQQAELASQTIIAKSPRMITALRQAVKVSSADSTVLIHGESGVGKGLFADLIHKNSSRCAKPIIKLNCGAIPESLIESELFGHERGAFTGAQTAKPGYLELADNGILFLDEIAELPLASQVKLLRFLEDGRVTRLGGTTGRNVDVRIIAATHRDLEKMVVEKTFRLDLYYRLNVIPLYIPALRERQECLLPLIRHYIDYFSQKVGKQKRLARAALDALLGYSYPGNVRELMNLCERLVVMSETEVIDLQDLPKQLFGSAAEQPVPQSEQALPVWPADMTLEQILESVERSLLSDAMKEHGNQYRIAESLGINQSTVARKLKKYGIS; from the coding sequence ATGACCTTAATGGCAGAATTCGTGGGCGGAAACACGCCTACCCCGGAGCAGACCCACCAGGACGCTTTCAACGCGGCGCAGTACAACGCCATGGGCGACGGCATCATCTCGGTCGACACCGCCGGAACGGTGCTCCTGTCCGACCGCGTCAGCCGGGTGAGCCTCGACATCTACCCGGGAAGCTCCCTGAGCGGTCAGTACCCGGCGCTCTGGAGCAAGGTCGTGGAGACCATGCGCGACCGCAGGCCCCGCTTCGAACTCTCGGTCCAGAAGGGAGAAACGAGCTTCCTGGTCACGGTAAGCCCGGTCATGGTCGACGACGAGGTCTCCGGGGCAATCTGCGTATTCGTGGAAAACACCGACCTCGAGATCATGACCCGGCAGCTCAGGTCGTTCCGGGAGTTGACCAAGGAGCTGGGCGCCATCATCGATTCTTCCTCGGAAGGGCTCTGGGTCTTCGACGGCTATGGCGTGGTGCTGCGCATCAACCCGGCTGCGGAGCGCAACAACCGGGTCAAGAAGGAAGCGGTTGTCGGCCTCACCGCCCGCGAACTGATCGAGCAGGGGTACATGGAACGCTCGCCGGCCCTTGAAGTGCTCGGGTCAAAGAGCGTGGTCAACATGCTGGTCAACGAGGGGAACCGCAAGCTGATCGTCACCGGCACCCCGGTTTTCGACGACGAAGGGGGCATCATCAGGGTGGTGGTCTCGGAGCGGGACATCACCGAGATCGACAAGCTGCAGCGCGAACTCGAGGACCAGGAGGCAATCAAGGGGCAGTTCTGGCACCACATGCTGGAACAGCAGCAGGCCGAGCTCGCGTCGCAGACCATCATCGCCAAGAGCCCGCGCATGATCACCGCGCTGCGCCAGGCCGTCAAAGTGAGTTCCGCAGACTCCACCGTACTCATTCACGGCGAATCGGGCGTCGGCAAGGGGCTCTTCGCCGACCTGATCCACAAGAACTCGAGCCGGTGCGCGAAACCCATCATCAAGCTGAACTGTGGCGCTATTCCTGAATCCCTCATCGAATCGGAGCTGTTCGGGCACGAGCGCGGCGCCTTTACCGGCGCCCAGACCGCCAAGCCCGGCTACCTCGAACTTGCCGACAACGGCATACTGTTCCTCGACGAGATCGCCGAACTGCCGCTGGCGTCCCAGGTCAAGCTGCTTCGTTTTCTCGAGGACGGGCGGGTGACCAGGCTCGGCGGCACCACCGGCAGGAATGTCGACGTGCGCATCATCGCCGCCACCCACCGCGACCTGGAAAAGATGGTCGTGGAGAAGACCTTCCGCCTCGACCTCTACTACCGCCTCAACGTGATCCCCCTTTACATCCCGGCCCTGCGCGAGCGCCAGGAGTGCCTGCTGCCGCTCATCCGCCATTACATCGACTACTTCAGCCAGAAGGTCGGCAAGCAGAAAAGACTCGCCCGCGCCGCCCTGGACGCGCTCCTTGGCTACAGCTATCCCGGCAACGTGCGGGAACTGATGAACCTGTGCGAGCGGCTGGTGGTCATGTCCGAGACCGAGGTGATCGACCTGCAGGATCTCCCCAAGCAGCTTTTCGGCAGCGCAGCGGAACAGCCGGTGCCGCAGTCCGAGCAGGCCCTGCCGGTGTGGCCGGCGGACATGACCCTGGAGCAGATACTGGAAAGCGTGGAGCGCTCCCTTTTGAGCGACGCTATGAAGGAGCATGGCAACCAGTACCGCATCGCCGAGTCCCTGGGGATCAACCAGTCCACGGTGGCCCGCAAGCTCAAGAAATACGGCATATCCTAG
- a CDS encoding putrescine aminotransferase: protein MTRDVAYAHSEAQRMLNLLLTPEHEVPAAEREKIEQETVENFANHINKGWLKYRKSMTEAGDFASVEWTGQGSTLTDTRGREFIDILGGFGLYSAGIRHPKIVAAAKAQLDRSPQYSQEMLDPLRAHLGKVLAHLLPGDIQYGFFINSGTEAVDGAMKLAKLYTGKAGFISTEKAFHGKTLGPLTLMGKAMYREPLLPLLGNVRHVPYGDAAAVERAIVSAHQVGDGIAAMIAEPIQGEAGAIVPPDDYWPKLREICDKYGVLLIADEVQTGLGRTGTLFGVDHWNVVPDIICLGKALGGGVIPCSGFFASSKVWECMEPNPFMHSTTTGGNPIACAAALAYINVMLEEDLPRQAREKGEYIVEKLEGLKAKYPQVLKEVRGKGLLIGMDFPTDEMGWQVASGMFSRRVLTAGTFINAKSIRIEPALTISYELIDEMLVRLEDVFKNIATEV, encoded by the coding sequence ATGACGAGAGACGTAGCCTACGCCCACAGCGAGGCCCAGAGGATGCTGAACCTGCTCTTGACCCCGGAACACGAAGTCCCGGCGGCGGAGCGCGAAAAGATCGAGCAGGAGACCGTCGAGAACTTCGCCAACCACATCAACAAGGGGTGGCTCAAGTATCGCAAGTCCATGACCGAAGCAGGCGACTTCGCCTCCGTCGAGTGGACCGGCCAGGGCTCCACCCTCACCGACACCCGCGGCCGCGAATTCATCGACATCCTAGGCGGCTTCGGGCTCTACTCCGCCGGCATCAGGCATCCGAAGATCGTTGCCGCCGCCAAGGCACAGCTCGACCGCAGCCCCCAGTACAGCCAGGAAATGCTCGACCCGCTGCGCGCGCACCTGGGCAAGGTGCTCGCCCACCTGCTCCCCGGCGACATCCAGTACGGCTTCTTCATCAACTCCGGCACCGAGGCCGTCGACGGCGCCATGAAGCTCGCCAAGCTCTACACCGGCAAGGCCGGCTTCATCTCCACCGAGAAGGCCTTCCACGGCAAGACCCTCGGTCCGCTGACCCTCATGGGCAAGGCTATGTACCGCGAGCCGCTGTTGCCGCTTCTGGGCAACGTGCGCCACGTCCCCTACGGCGACGCAGCCGCCGTCGAGCGCGCCATCGTCTCCGCGCACCAGGTCGGCGACGGCATCGCCGCCATGATCGCCGAGCCGATCCAGGGCGAAGCGGGCGCCATCGTGCCGCCGGACGATTACTGGCCGAAGCTTAGGGAGATCTGCGACAAGTACGGCGTGCTCCTGATCGCGGACGAGGTGCAGACGGGCCTGGGCCGCACCGGCACCCTGTTCGGCGTGGACCACTGGAACGTGGTGCCGGACATCATCTGCCTGGGCAAGGCCCTGGGCGGCGGTGTCATCCCCTGCTCTGGCTTCTTCGCCAGCTCCAAGGTCTGGGAATGCATGGAACCGAACCCGTTCATGCACTCCACCACCACCGGCGGCAACCCGATCGCCTGCGCGGCAGCGCTTGCCTACATCAACGTCATGCTGGAAGAAGACCTGCCCCGCCAGGCGCGCGAGAAGGGCGAGTACATCGTGGAGAAGCTGGAAGGTCTCAAGGCGAAGTACCCGCAGGTGCTGAAGGAAGTGCGCGGTAAGGGCCTCTTGATCGGCATGGACTTCCCGACCGACGAGATGGGGTGGCAGGTGGCTTCGGGGATGTTCTCCCGCCGCGTGCTGACCGCGGGTACCTTCATCAACGCCAAGAGCATCAGGATCGAGCCCGCCCTCACCATCAGCTACGAGCTGATCGACGAGATGCTGGTACGGCTCGAAGACGTCTTCAAGAACATCGCAACCGAAGTTTGA
- a CDS encoding amino acid permease, giving the protein MTDQVKEVHLLETGFESFDDGGLKRGLKDRHVMMIALGGIIGSAFFLGTGSIVKDVGPSAFITYALGGLIVYLVMIALGELAVAIPISGSFVTYASEFISPSWAAGVGWSYVFNWMAYIPAECIAGGIIMKTFVPGTSEWMWAVLFGIVITVVNISHVEAFGEIEFWLSIVKVMAIVVFCVVAILIYFNVIPNNHPQGIGTSFLTGNGGIFPNGGFVLLTTMVMLLVNFQGVEIIGLTAGEAKDPSKTIPTAVRSITVRVIMLFMVPVFLLVTIFPWAKAGVEGGSVFAAALEQYGLHWAAGLFSFVVLTAALSCANSGLYSTVRVTWAMAREGMAPKFLGALNKHQVPGNAALFVIAGVWFFLAGSYFFSASKVFVALLSISGFTGTIAWISIIWSQMNFRKRLVANGYSTKDLKYVAPGFPYFAHLGIWSMVGCLVFTAFNESLRIGFYAGVPLLVLPIIIHKMRKVDHEVLARLHSKVRFDDVFKPRTAGIVDYPADCAAEAD; this is encoded by the coding sequence ATGACAGATCAAGTAAAAGAAGTGCATCTGTTGGAAACTGGATTCGAATCGTTCGACGATGGCGGCCTCAAACGGGGTCTCAAGGACCGCCACGTCATGATGATCGCACTGGGGGGCATCATCGGCTCGGCATTCTTCCTCGGCACCGGTTCCATCGTCAAGGACGTCGGCCCGTCCGCCTTCATCACCTACGCCCTGGGCGGCCTCATCGTCTACCTGGTCATGATCGCCCTGGGCGAACTGGCTGTCGCCATCCCCATCTCGGGCTCCTTTGTCACCTACGCATCCGAGTTCATCTCCCCCTCCTGGGCAGCCGGAGTCGGCTGGAGCTACGTCTTCAACTGGATGGCCTACATACCAGCGGAATGTATCGCCGGCGGCATCATCATGAAGACCTTCGTGCCCGGGACCAGCGAGTGGATGTGGGCCGTGCTATTCGGCATCGTCATCACCGTGGTCAACATCTCCCACGTTGAGGCCTTTGGCGAGATCGAGTTCTGGCTCTCCATCGTCAAGGTCATGGCCATCGTCGTTTTCTGCGTCGTGGCAATCCTGATCTACTTCAACGTGATCCCGAACAACCACCCGCAAGGGATCGGCACCAGCTTCCTTACCGGCAACGGGGGAATCTTCCCCAACGGCGGCTTCGTGCTACTGACCACCATGGTCATGCTCCTGGTCAACTTCCAGGGGGTCGAGATCATCGGTCTCACCGCCGGTGAAGCCAAGGATCCCAGCAAGACCATCCCCACCGCCGTGCGCAGTATCACCGTCAGGGTCATCATGCTGTTCATGGTCCCGGTATTCCTGCTGGTGACCATCTTCCCGTGGGCCAAGGCCGGGGTGGAAGGTGGCTCCGTCTTCGCCGCGGCGCTGGAGCAGTACGGACTGCACTGGGCCGCCGGCCTCTTCAGCTTCGTGGTCCTCACCGCCGCCCTGTCCTGCGCCAACTCTGGCCTGTACTCCACGGTCCGCGTCACCTGGGCCATGGCGCGCGAAGGCATGGCGCCTAAGTTCCTTGGTGCCTTGAACAAGCACCAGGTCCCCGGCAACGCCGCCCTCTTCGTCATCGCAGGCGTCTGGTTCTTCCTCGCCGGTTCCTACTTCTTCTCCGCGTCCAAGGTTTTCGTGGCGCTGTTGTCGATCTCCGGTTTCACCGGCACCATCGCCTGGATCTCCATCATCTGGTCGCAGATGAACTTCCGCAAGCGCCTGGTGGCCAACGGTTATAGCACCAAGGATCTCAAGTACGTGGCGCCCGGCTTCCCGTACTTCGCGCACCTGGGCATCTGGAGCATGGTGGGCTGTCTCGTCTTCACCGCCTTCAACGAGAGCCTGCGCATCGGTTTCTACGCAGGCGTGCCGCTGCTGGTCCTGCCCATTATCATCCACAAGATGAGGAAGGTGGATCATGAAGTGCTGGCCAGGCTGCACAGCAAGGTCCGTTTCGACGACGTCTTCAAACCCCGCACCGCCGGCATCGTCGATTACCCCGCAGACTGCGCCGCCGAAGCCGACTAA